The nucleotide sequence ccattTTGAACATGATTACTCAGAATCTGtgtgaataaatgaaagtatttcaAATGTATTAACACTGTTTTTAATCATGTTCAagatttatatttcattaaagaatgtatctttaaaaaggaaagcaaccCAAAACTTTCCTATTCTTCTCCTAAATCAGCATATGTAGGTAACAAAGTACACCTGCATTTCTTTATAGCCAGTAAATGGCAGAAATGAAGCTGCAAAGAAACAAACTGTCCAAAAAGTGGAGATGCAGTTTACCTACTTTTCAAGTGTGTTAAAGTAGCACACAACACAAATATGCCAAAATCACAAGTATCTGACAAATATGCCAAAATCACAAGTATCCAATTAGGTTATTTCAATTCACACTGCACAGTCCTTCTCAATACAATTACAAACTCACCTGTGCAGCAAGGTCAGGGTTCTGGCTTAGTGACTGCATCATGCTTCTCATGTAGGGGGCAGACAACATGTTTTGCATAAGTTGTGGGTTTTCAGTTATTTGTTGCAACAAGCTCTGCATTCCTGGTGTGTTGAACATACTAGCTggaagtttgtttaaaaaagaaaaaacactgtatcaaggaaaatatatgtaaacaaaagtgaaatttttaaaCAACATATACTGTGCATAATTTTAGCAGAGGAGTACACATATTACTTATCAACTGAACTAattaatgaagaattttaaaaactaagatcTCCAAAACACATCCAACATATACCAGGAAAGGAGGGCTTTTAAACATTCTGGTTGCATTCACAGTAAAATCACATCTAATGGAAAAGTTAAATTCTATATCcatttaagacaaaaattaagtTATGGTCAAAATTACTATTGAAAAATCCCATAAATTGACATCTGAGCCAACTCTCCCTCCAGGATCACTTAATCAGAATCCTAGTCAGCACTCAATATGCTCACACTGAAGAAAGACGGAAGCCTTCTTGCCAATGGAACAATAGATGCAGACCTCCATCCCGTTTTCACTGGGCACTGGCACTCACTAAGCAAAATGGCAGACACATTTAACATTTCAGGGACCAGAAAGGATAGAGACTAATAGTAGTATCTGGAGCCAGATTATTTGGATTAAGATCTAATctatgtaactttgggcaagttatttggcTTCTTCAtacttcagttttcccatctgtaaaacagggtaaatagtatctacttcatagggCAGTTGTGACCATTGAATTAGTAAAGTGCTTGCTactattattttctagtttttcttttctttttgttttggtgaGAGCTACAGCTAAATTTATTTGAATTCaactttctttgaaaacaaattaatttgtTCAATATACATCCAGATTTTTCACTTGCTGACTACATATACTCAAACTCAAATACATTCTCAAACTCATATTGTACTTAACTCATTAACTTTTTCAGTTCCCTTATGCTCTTATTCCATCCAATGTTTCATCAGGCTTCAAAAAACATATGAAGCCTTCTCACTTATCTTTCTAGTtattacaatttgttttttaaacactaatttcttgtttttctcctatttttctcatgtttcaattttgttcttttcctacATCCTAGAGTCCAAGAATATTATAAGACAGAGGCTGACAAACATAGCCTGAGGGAAAATATGGCCCATGAGAACTGTTTCTAGATAGCCCATaagctaaaaatgttttttacatttttaaatgattagagaaaataaacattttgtgaaaTGCAAAAACTGTATGAAATTCAAACTTCAGTGCCCATAAATAATGTTTACTGAAACACAGTGATGCTCATTTgtttgtctatggctgcttttgcactacaaaaACAGACTTGAATGGCCTCAACAGAGGCTAATGGTCTCAAGAGAGGCTTATGTGACACTACCCTACTGCCCCATACTACTGCTCAGTGTACCACAAATCACAGTAACTGTTATACCTGATGCCACACAAATCACTGtagcatgttattttatttattaccaaTGCACACCTATCATgtcagaatgagaagaaaaaggaagaattagGTTATGAATGTCATGCCTTTAAGGCATAGAGTATGGATTCTTTTATTAAATGAGATggcaaaattttgtatttattatgcaATGACACTAAAGAATACAATACACTTTGACACTGCTAGACTAAGTACTCATCACAGTACTCCCAACTCAcaaaaaagcaagtcacaaaaaataaaatttaaaatgcaatatcCCACAGCCAAATttcttcacaaaaacaaaacatgaaaataaggCTGCAATCACAGTGAAGTTTCCAAGTGACTTATTTGTTAGTCAGGTAAGGAAAGCAGTGTACTAATGGTGATTAATTAACATGGGTTCAGTAAATCTTGATTGCGGCAGCCAAATAAATGTGCcctgagaaaatatatttaaaactagcCTTTCAGGGAGAACAGCTCCTCAAGAGTTAAGGACATTGGGCTCAACATCAATACTCAAgtaaaaaacaatgcaaattatTTTGAGTGGTATTCCTTGGATCTCGATGAACTGCCAGATGTTATTGATACTGACCCGTTCATTTTATTTGAGGAAACAATGCCTAGTTTGAAGGGACTTAAAATTAGCCTCTATTAAGCAGTTGCATGGACTAACTACAGGTAAACTATTTCAAAGTTGAGAAAATACTAGTTCACCACAACCTGAAGTAGAATCTGATGGAATGTGCTAGATCTGATGATGATAAAAGCACATGTGAAGGAGTAAAAGAATTAGTTGGACAAATATACAAagcttgtaaaaaataaaatgtatttacagaCTATTCATTGTCTTATTCACTGGCAAGTactctggaaaatattttgaactatcATGTTATTAAACCAGTACGAGTTTCAATCACTTTTGTGAACTAAGCCACAGTCAATTCCATGAATTTTTGTTAGAAATAGCCTGTCTTACGCAATCACACAGCAGCTTGATAGCTTAGCAGAGGTAAAGATTTACTGGCAAATTTTTCAGGTTAGGGCTAAGACTGAAATTCTTCTAATCCACTCAACCACCAGTATGAAAGAAAGACTAAATGACTTTGGAAATCACCTTTTGCTAGAGACTTGGTAATGTTTCTCAATTAATTCAACAAGGCAAAACAGCATTTACATGCAAAACTCATACAGTGGTAAAGTCATTTCAACAACTGAAATTGGTAAAATCACAAGCAACATCGAGGTACTTTATACATTCTCATACTGTCAAAACTTTAAAGATCTCCATTCCCACTATTTGCAGTAGATGCATTTTTTATCTCACATTACCATTCCAGCAACATTTTCTAGACCTCAGTGCAAGTGCAAAGAACTTCCACATTTCAAAGTTCATTTAACTATAATTGAGGCACTACCACCTAACCTTCAATTGGAAGTGATTTAGCATGCAGTAACATGCTAAAAGCAAAGACTCTAATAGAATCCTGTAAGTGCTTTCCAACCTGATGAATATGCTATTAAAATCATGTACTTTTGAAATGAGTACAGTCGGTCCTCCCTATCTGCAGGTTtcacatctgtggattcaaccaaccatggattgaaaataatcaaagtaaaaaaagaaaacccagaaagttcctaaaagcaaaacttgaatgtCAAGGGCCAAGCACTATGCTGAATCAATGCAACTGAAGTGATGTGTAGCCATACCTTGCTACAGCCTATAATGCAAacactacaccattttatataaaggacttaAAAGCATGAATGGACTTTGGTATCTGCAGAGGGTCCTGAAACCAATCTCCTACATTACCAAGGGACCGTATTTgaatgaaataagtaaaatctCATTATATATCAGTATTAATAGATAAACATTTGCAATGGGGAACTGTGTGAATACCAACTAAGCAAAATGTCatcccccaaaaagaaacccattcCTATCATTTGtagatacatataaaaaaatatttttaattccatcAATAAAAAAACTTGTGGACATGTTTTCTCTTGAAATGTAATATTCTTGACTCTGCCTCTTGACCTGAAAGAGGTCCTTTACAGGAAAAATTTGCTAACCCCTGCTTTAAGATTTCTCTACCTTCTAGAGTTAAGTGTATATAGGGCAAAAGAGAGGTCAAGAAATTCATCTTTACagatacatgtgtacacacatgtatataacGTGTATATCCAACTTCAAAGAGTTGAGTAAAATTCATACTAGTGTACAAACATGCTAACAATTTGTTAGGCCAGCAAAGTAAAttcatttttgctgtttcttgttttcctttgatgGTAGCATTAACATGAAGTCTTAACCAGATCACAGTACCAAGccattaaataaaaaatctgagTAAAAAGTTGCAaaactgattttttgtttgttagaaAAAAGTTACTGTAAAAAACCATGGTGTAGTAAAAAAACAGTTTGCGTATTAGGAAATCTGATTAAATCGTTGTTTTTGTCAGCTCTAAGacctttaaaatgtgaataaagcATCTCCCTCAAAAGATTATTAATAAGAATCAAATAAGCAGTAAGTAAAATACAGAACAggatgacttttttaaaatttagaaatggtATTACTTCAGATGTTAATTAGATTTACTGTGGCAATCATTTTGTAATACATACAGacatcgaatcattatgttgtatacctgaaactaatatatgttaattatacctcaattttaaaacatggctattactttaatttttataaaacctgTATTATATCCAGACACCTCATGCTATCCACTGTAttctataaaagaatatataccaCTGTGACTACCAATTACACTGcctattctgatttcttttctcagtaatgaattttaaaaaaattcttcatcAAGCATGTCATGTTTACACTTCCTCTGCCAAGGCACaggcatcttttaaaatatattattcagtcCTTCTCATCTTAAGGAATTGGTCCCaggctttcatttcttctcatttataTGCCAAATATTAGAACTAAAACCATCCCTCTGGCTACCAACTTCAGACCTAATCTTACATGTAAATATCTTAACAGTTGGAAAAAGGATATCCATTTATGAATCCAGTCTACAAGGAAATCATTAAAGTAAATTCCTAACCTGTTCATACATTAGACTCTAACAGCTTTATACAAACACAGATCTTAAACCCCACTGTGGAAGATGCTGATCCACGAGGTCTGAGGTTAAGACCTGGAAATTGGATTTTTAACAAACCTGGCAGGTGCTCTGATGCAGCTAGTTTAGCCCTGTCTCAGGACGGGAGTTGAGAACCTGCTGATCTAGAACAAAACCAGACTAAAGCCAGGAAACATATGCTCTAGTAATAAGCACACAGGTAACTGTGTTCCCTCTGCACTTCCTTTTTCCAAATGTTGAAATGAGACGACCGACCACCTACTTCTCCCAAACTAtcttatgaaaatgttaaaaaaacaaaactgccccTGGAAATCCTCAGTAACCCTTTCTATTATAATGCACACAACTGATCAATACTAATCATTACATGTTTAAAGCTTTCTTTAAAAGAACCCAAACCTTACAACATGAAAAGATAGTTCATAAATGCTACTTGTCatacagaggagagagagagagagagacagagagagagagagagagagagagagagagaggcacaaAGAATAACAGTGTTAAGAAATGGTTTCGTTATTCAAATAAGTGAGAACAGCAAAGAAAAGTACAGGTTGTTACGAATATACCTCCTACTCCAGGCCCCAAACTCGGTGCGGTAGAACTCTGCCCAGCAGTGCCGCTCGAAGCACTACCACCAGTGCCCCCTACAGTGTTGGTGCTGCCACTGGACGCTGATGAATTCTGGGCAGTCTGTGGAGCCCACGGATTGGGTAATGGATCTCTATTTTCTGTACGGGAAGGTTGACTACCTTCACCTGAGGATGTATTGTTCACTAAGGAAGCGAATGGATTACCACCAAACtgtaataaaaaacacaaaaaccataaaaaataagcTTTTGTTGTAAATAAGattatgaaaattttttaatgaaaagcacATTCCTCAATTACACACACATTATTGTTAAAACAGGAGATGCCCCTTGGCCTGAGCCTGGGAGCCAATGTTATCACCTGCTCTTGTGCAGCGCTCAGCATTGGTTCCTGAATATCTGTGTACATGCGCCGTAAAGCATTGTATCCCCCTGGGATGCTTTCCAGGTTGCTCAAGGCTCGGTCCTGGTTTCTCATCATTTCCTGCATCATTGCTGGATTCCTGGCAAGTTCCAATGTCTAAAGAAAAGATTTCCATAAAAAAAGGGCAATGAAACACACATGAATTACTTTAGTTATTAACTGCCACAGCTAATTTTATCAAGTTTTCTAATTCCATCAACTATCAGTCTTCAATATTGAAATccgaaaattattttaaacaattcctATTGGATTTCACCTCAAAAAGCAAGCTAACATTCAAACCCTTTCAAGAAAGAAGCACTTTGGTATAAATGAATGCCCATCTCCTGAACTGGACTCTGTTtcttaaatctgaaaaatatctatttacaAGGATCTTTAAAATATAGCAGAAAATTCACAGTTCAAATAGTTTAAATTAGTGCTTTGTTCAAATAATCTAAATTAGTGCTTTGTTCAAATAATCTAAATTAGTGCTTTGCTGAGTTTTCCTGAGCAAAgattaagatttccttttttatcttagCCATATACATACAGGCCAAGCTCTTTAGgcataagaaaattaataaagtataatattttagctaaataaaatggaagaacatTCTACATACTTGTCTCATAATATCTGGATTATTTAGCATATGACTAATTTCTGGATTTCTCTGTATCAATTGCTGCATCTGTGGGTTGGCCATAATTAACTGCCTCATCAGGTCAGGATTTGAAAGCATGCTCTGGACAAAGGGATTCTCCATGATCTGGACCATCATTTCAGGATTGGACATAAGTTGCCGCTGCATCTGGCTTTGTAGTTCAGAGAAGTTGGTAGTGTTCAAACCCAAGCTACTCAACCCTGCAAGTCCTCCCAGGCCACCtaagggggaaagagagaaaaaaagacacataaatgAAAGTCAGAAATTTTGTCATTAACATTACTGCTAAAATATGAAGATgcaaaaatattaactgaatcaATAGTTCATCACAGAAAACCattataaagcaaaaacagaatttctattactttttataaatacatatttaatttctatAACTGAAATTAGCCAAAAATGTATTCTCCCTGATACTTAGGTTTAAGTAATAAAAccatacatatttttcttatgcgtggtataatatatatttcttatgtgtggtataatacaaaaatataaatcatgTGCCACATGACTGTTGTTCTGGTCAACAACGGACTGCATATACGATGTTGGTCCCTTAAGATTACAATGGAGCCGCGTACTTCCCATCACCACCAACCTCAGGGAAGGGAAGCAGAAGGCGCTCGAGTCTGAGCTCTGTAACAAACTCTTAAGCAATGATTTAGAGAGCTTCTGGATTGGTGAACATATCTAAATGCTATTAGAGTGACATGCCCAGAGAGGGCATGTAAGCTCTGTACTCACCCCCAAGCCCCTTACCCCTGCCCTATGCTTCTCTTCCATTTGTCTAATTCTAATAAACTAGTAAATATAAGTATCTTCCTGAATTCtctgagccattctagcaaattaccaAGCCTGAGGAGGGGGTTGCGGGAAACCCCAATTTATAGCTTGCCGGTCAGAAGCAGAGGTGGTATGGGATTTGGACTGTTATCTGAAGTAGGGGCAGTCTTAGGGGCTGAGCCCTTTAacttgtgggatctgacactaatTCCAGGTAGGTAGTATCAGAATTGAACTATTGGACACCCATGTAGTGTTGAAAAATTGACTGGTGTCAGAGAAACACCCCTTAATATGCcaactaaaggaagaaagaaatgaaaaatatgcacTGGATTATACTTCTAACAATCTCTTTGCAAAAGACTAGTTTAAGTATAGCAATCTACCTATAAACTCTGGTTAGAGAAGAGCTGCTGTCAATCAAAGAGAGAAAAGGCCAGGACATTCAATAGAATGAAATCATGAAGAAACTTAATAGTTCCAAGAGGATGATAAAGTGCTTATCATATAAtgtttactttgtgaaaattACATAACCAACCAAATGCATTCATTCTtcacttactgagcactttctaTATATGCCAGGGACTGTGCTACATGTTGGGAATAAGGTGACAAGAAAGACATAAGAACTACCCTCAGAACTCAATCTAgtgggaaagacagaaaagaaaaacaaatgcagagaAGTACTACAATAGATAGTCCCAGGTATTATGGTAATATAGTACCTAAGTGGGATGGCTGCTTTTCCACAACGTGATACTTAATGAGTTTGGAGAATGAATAAGTGGCAAGGAGAAGAAGTGGGGAGTGTTAGGAGAGTTAATAATAGGCACAACAATATATACAAGAAGTAGAGATAAATATTAGACGTATTCTTGAAACTGCAAAAAAATTCAGTATAACTGGAATGGCAGACAACAGTGCTCATTAATCATTCCATGTgtagctttatattttttttgcaGCTGGACAGGCCCATGTGACTAGTTACAGCCAAAGGACTGCAAGAAATGATGGGTATCACTTCTAGCCATAGCATAGGAGGTCTAACTTGACACTCTTTAGCCGTATCTCTGCCATGTTCCAAGTGGTGCAGTTGCAAGATAACAGAATTCTGTTAGCCTGAGTCTCTGAAGACTATGCAGATGGGGGCCCCACTAACCAACAAAAAGCATACAGCATGAAGGAAAGCTTTGGAGCAAGAAATTAAGCTTTGTGGTAATTAGCCACTGAGTTTGGGGTTATCTGTTACCACAGGATAGCTTATCCTGACTAACAGAACTGTTGAGATGTAGTAAGAAATGAGGATGCAGAGGTAGACAAGAGCTAAATCACAGAGAAtcttgaaagattttaagcagaaTAGTCACTTAAGATGTTCTTATTTTAATAGCAGTGTAGAAATGACCCAGAGCAAACActacagattttaaaagttgagaACCTACATCAAGAAAGTAGCAATAATTGCATCGGGTGGGAGAGAAAAGGTTATGGATCAAGAGATCTGGTGAGGAAGAGGTAGTGGTTTGAGGAGCAAACTGATGagtatttgcatttattttgttttcttttgctttctgaggGAACACATACAGGCTAAAGTAGTTAGAGACCATCAGGTAATACGAAAGAGAGTTGAAAACAGGCATGGAGTTCAGAAGTGATGTGGGTTGAGATAGAGTTGAGAGTTACCAGGATATATATAGTGAGGATAATGTCACTCAGGAAAACGagtaaaagaagataaaaaagacaaGGCAGAACTGTGAGGAACAATACCTACACaagcaacagaagaaaacacacctacaaaagagacagaaaaaaaagggtCATAAAATGAactagaaattaaagaaagaaaatttcaaggaGAGATTGATAAGCATTAAGAGACTGATTTAAAATCTAAAAAGTGTCCACTAATTTTGGTAAGCTAAGAGGTCAATGGTGACCTTATCAAAGGAATTTTCAGCGAAGTGATAAGAAAAATTAGGGCACAGCAAACTTAGTGAAAAGGAAATGTagccagaaaacagaaaatgcctTTTCCAAAGACAGCTgagaagggaagcaaaagaaagggTGGCAGTAAGATTCTGTGGCTTTTACACATGGGATAGACCTTAATATGAGAACaggcagcaaaaagaaaaactgaatatataGAGTAAATGGAGTACTTGGTAGAAGGGGGTAGGAATGAATCCAGAAATGAGGAGATACAGAAAATGTATAGCCTCAGACAAATTAACTATAAACCTCtctatgctttaatttttttccctataaaacGAGGGAGGTGGGGAACAACTGACACCTAAACAATACCTTTTACGGGtctgaagattaaataatttcatcCTAATCTTTCTAGATTGTTCTTGTTAATAATTTTGCCATCTGAAACTCATTGGCCTAAACCAACAGAGACACATTTAGCCTAAgatctttttagaaaataaaaacagcaaatattttttacaaagcaAATGTGAAGCCAAGCCATGCCCTAAATGTTTCCAACATACTTGGCATAGAACTCAATtactaaaaaacattttatgaaagtatAAAAGGTATGATCCTTGATATGTGAAAATTGTACATGTAAAAACAGACATATTTCAAGGTACTATACTTGTCAACTTAAGAACTGAAAGAAGCATTAAGCTTCTATCTATCTAGTTCAACTTTTGTTAGCTTCAGGATacttccccctcacccccaccctacccccaacaAAACCTTCCATAGAACCTCAGTATATAAAACTGATGGAAGAAAAGTGGTTTTGGCTGGTGCAGGAAATCCTTAACCACTGGGCTTGCTCCTAGGCCCCAGCCCTTTCTGTGTGTTCAGGAGTTAGAAAATCACTAAATGCAGTCTGAACCCTTtgttttacaagtgagaaaattaTATCAGGATCTTAGTTTATGATCAACAATTAGCTATTCTTCCTCAGATTCAATTATGTGGTAGTCAGATCAAGTATACATATACTACCTCtttcattattaaaaagaaatatgtcacTTATTGACCATTtactaaatataaatgtaagttaACCATGCATATCTATATTCCCAACTATCTCCTTACTACCTACAATTACAGAAATAAGctataaatttttttgttgttgttaaagtgACTTAATGTGTAATTCTGTCATTTAATCAAAACTACCATGGGAAGAAggcaattttttcccccaattccTTTGAAAATGACTAAAGACACTTACCTAAGCCAAAAGGGTTGCTAGTGGCAGAACCAGATGTGGAGTTACTATTAGGAGCTGAAGATGTGGTAGCATTGCTTCCACTGGTATTTGTTTGCTGGGTTGAATGATCCTGAGGCctagggaaaataattaaatcatgGTATAAACAGTAcaattgatcatttttaaaaagacctctgAAACTGACACCCAGAAATAAAGTGTAAGTTTTCAGACCAACTCAAATTATCATAAAGTAAATACTGTGAGATAACTAAGCATTAGGAACACAAATGTAAAGGAATGTAGTAAAACCTTACAAAAACCAAACTATACTTCAATTGCCCCATCTCCTCgagtataatgtatataaatatttcattactttCAATCATACTGATTATGTATAACAGGGAGATGGGTCACTCACAGAAGAGAATCAGTGACCTATCACACCCAAAAAGCTCAATTATATAAGCAACTTTTTACCTACCCCCTGAGTTTTGAGTGTTGGAAGAAGTTTTACTCAGACTCTTAAAATTGttgtaagtgaaaaataaagagatactTCATCAAAAGAAGGCTGAGAAGTGAATACAAATAATAACTGATtactaaataaaaagataaatttttttgGAAACCCCTTCCATCTGATACCAGTTAATTAAGAGTTCTGAATCTCATTCACTGCTTCTTTCATTGATTCTAAGATgcggatttttttcattttaacatctctaaaaCCAGGATCTGTATTACAACTGTATTCTACATAACTTCAACTGAGTGACTGAGTACACACTGTTGTACAATATATGCTGTGTTTACCATATAAAGTGTCTTCAGAAATATTACACCATTAACTGGTGTAACTACTAAAATGAAGTTATTGTGTATACAAAAAGCACAGAAACAGGAGGAATGAATTTTGTATCTGTGAAGCAAATATTTGCTGTTAGGGAAAACCAGCACAAAAACTTGCAGAATGGTTATCAACAGCTTGAAAGAACCTCCTGGAGAAAATACTGCAGCGCTCTTTTAAGAAATGTTGCATCACCTACTGTATTGAGAAGAGTTTCATGCCATATGGAAAAATATGGACACGAATAAATAAGTCAAAAGGTGATTCAAAAGACTCAGACTCAATATGAAGTAATGATAGGAATGCCTTAACCAATTTATTTCATGCATGTTTTCTTTGTACATATGCACAAGAATAATATCGTATCTACATAAGTCTGAAGGAGTTCTTTcactaaatagaaaattaaagttttaaaacaaaacatatcagCTTAGTTGGCAGTAATTTTTCTTAGCCATACACAAAATAAAGGTCCCTCTTAAAAATGTATGGTGCCGGGGCcaccccggtggctcaggcggtt is from Rhinolophus sinicus isolate RSC01 linkage group LG04, ASM3656204v1, whole genome shotgun sequence and encodes:
- the UBQLN1 gene encoding ubiquilin-1 isoform X1; translated protein: MAESGESGGPPSSQDSAAAAEGAGAPAAAAPAEPKIMKVTVKTPKEKEEFAVPENSSVQQFKEEISKRFKSHTDQLVLIFAGKILKDQDTLSQHGIHDGLTVHLVIKTQNRPQDHSTQQTNTSGSNATTSSAPNSNSTSGSATSNPFGLGGLGGLAGLSSLGLNTTNFSELQSQMQRQLMSNPEMMVQIMENPFVQSMLSNPDLMRQLIMANPQMQQLIQRNPEISHMLNNPDIMRQTLELARNPAMMQEMMRNQDRALSNLESIPGGYNALRRMYTDIQEPMLSAAQEQFGGNPFASLVNNTSSGEGSQPSRTENRDPLPNPWAPQTAQNSSASSGSTNTVGGTGGSASSGTAGQSSTAPSLGPGVGASMFNTPGMQSLLQQITENPQLMQNMLSAPYMRSMMQSLSQNPDLAAQMMLNNPLFAGNPQLQEQMRQQLPTFLQQMQNPDTLSAMSNPRAMQALLQIQQGLQTLATEAPGLIPGFTPGLGALGSTAGSSGTNGSSSAPSENPSPTAGTTEPGHQQFIQQMLQALAGVNPQLQNPEVRFQQQLEQLSAMGFLNREANLQALIATGGDINAAIERLLGSQPS
- the UBQLN1 gene encoding ubiquilin-1 isoform X2, which produces MAESGESGGPPSSQDSAAAAEGAGAPAAAAPAEPKIMKVTVKTPKEKEEFAVPENSSVQQFKEEISKRFKSHTDQLVLIFAGKILKDQDTLSQHGIHDGLTVHLVIKTQNRPQDHSTQQTNTSGSNATTSSAPNSNSTSGSATSNPFGLGGLGGLAGLSSLGLNTTNFSELQSQMQRQLMSNPEMMVQIMENPFVQSMLSNPDLMRQLIMANPQMQQLIQRNPEISHMLNNPDIMRQTLELARNPAMMQEMMRNQDRALSNLESIPGGYNALRRMYTDIQEPMLSAAQEQFGGNPFASLVNNTSSGEGSQPSRTENRDPLPNPWAPQTAQNSSASSGSTNTVGGTGGSASSGTAGQSSTAPSLGPGVGASMFNTPGMQSLLQQITENPQLMQNMLSAPYMRSMMQSLSQNPDLAAQMQNPDTLSAMSNPRAMQALLQIQQGLQTLATEAPGLIPGFTPGLGALGSTAGSSGTNGSSSAPSENPSPTAGTTEPGHQQFIQQMLQALAGVNPQLQNPEVRFQQQLEQLSAMGFLNREANLQALIATGGDINAAIERLLGSQPS